From Glycine max cultivar Williams 82 chromosome 11, Glycine_max_v4.0, whole genome shotgun sequence, the proteins below share one genomic window:
- the LOC100791104 gene encoding protein ABCI7, chloroplastic, translating to MQERMNGIGFSPAGYSPVIPSSSCFPKKLRVQPQRALSSDPYVLELAETLEDSFPSSPSTPLPLQNLRLSSSQSLLSTPWPSRRDEPFRFTDLSFIRQSRILPVSPTISLLTPTSHLPNDVYVGSLSSSSPSLLQRVSHFICPFPIGDLFFSINGIAAPDLTLVYVPEGCHVDIPIHLDYMLPPTPSTDDSDAAMHLSNPRVLVVVEKGAHVNIIEDFPASPENQNDSYWSNAAFEAVIGQGAKLTHSYIQTQSFRAAHIKWTSIRQEASSTYELTEVSTGGKLGRHNLHIQQLGPDTVTELSTLHLSVADQTQDLHSTLVLDHPRGYSRQLHKCIVTHSQGQAVFDGNIKVNRYAQQTDAGQLTRTLLLEPRATVNVKPNLQIVADDVKCSHGAAISDLEESQLLYFQARGIDIETARRVLVFAFGSEVIDKFPYSSIRDRVRSQIKNLLDPSSN from the exons ATGCAGGAGAGGATGAATGGTATAGGGTTTTCCCCGGCGGGATACAGTCCCGTAATCCCTTCTTCATCCTGTTTTCCTAAAAAATTGAGAGTCCAGCCGCAACGGGCCTTGAGCTCTGACCCCTACGTTCTGGAACTCGCCGAAACCCTAGAAGACTCCTTCCCCTCCTCTCCCTCCACCCCACTCCCTCTCCAGAACCTCCGCCTCTCCTCCTCCCAATCCCTCCTCTCCACTCCATGGCCCTCCCGCCGCGACGAGCCCTTCCGCTTCACCGACCTCTCCTTCATCCGCCAATCCCGCATCCTCCCCGTCTCCCCCACCATCTCCCTCCTCACTCCCACCTCCCACCTCCCCAACGACGTCTACGTCGGCtccctctcctcctcctcccccTCTCTCCTCCAACGAGTCTCCCATTTCATCTGCCCTTTCCCCATCGGCgacctcttcttctccatcAACGGTATCGCCGCTCCCGATTTAACTCTCGTCTATGTCCCCGAGGGCTGCCACGTCGACATCCCCATCCACTTGGACTACATGCTCCCTCCCACTCCCTCCACCGATGATTCCGACGCCGCCATGCATCTCTCCAATCCTAGGGTTCTGGTCGTCGTCGAGAAAGGAGCACACGTCAATATAATCGAGGACTTTCCCGCTTCTCCAGAGAATCAGAATGACTCTTACTGGAGTAATGCCGCATTTGAGGCAGTGATTGGTCAAGGTGCAAAGCTTACGCATTCTTATATTCAAACTCAGTCTTTCCGTGCTGCTCACATCAAATGGACCTCCATTCGCCAG GAAGCTTCTAGTACATATGAGCTTACAGAGGTAAGCACGGGAGGAAAACTGGGGAGGCACAATCTTCATATCCAGCAATTGGGCCCAGACACCGTCACTGAGTTATCAACTTTGCACTTGTCTGTTGCTGATCAAACGCAGGATCTCCACAGTACTCTTGTGTTGGATCATCCACGCGGCTATTCTCGGCAACTCCATAAATGCATTGTTACACATTCACAGGGACAAGCAGTTTTTGATGGAAACATTAAGGTTAACAG GTATGCTCAGCAGACAGATGCAGGACAGTTAACAAGAACCCTTCTGCTTGAACCTCGTGCGACTGTAAATGTTAAACCGAATCTTCAGATTGTGGCTGATGATGTTAAGTGCTCCCATGGAGCTGCTATAAGCGACCTGGAAGAAAGTCAACTCTTATATTTCCAAGCTCGCGGCATTGACATAGAGACTGCTAGAAGAGTTCTGGTTTTTGCTTTTGGGAGTGAGGTGATAGATAAGTTTCCTTATTCTTCCATTAGAGACAGAGTGCGTAGTCAGATTAAGAATTTGTTGGATCCATCATCGAATTGA
- the ALMT21 gene encoding aluminum-activated malate transporter 12, with protein sequence MVPKVYAGQEMAVVENENCMMNGKWKKRVHVFGERVMRFPNKAWQTTWKVGREDPRRLIHAFKVGLSLTLVSLLYLLEPLYKGIGQSAIWAVMTVVVVLEFTAGATLCKGLNRGLGTLLAGLLAFLVGYIASASGRVCQAIIIGAAVFSIGALATYMRFIPYIKKNYDYGLVIFLLTFNLIAVSSYRAENVLKIAHDRVYTIAIGCAVCLLMSLLVFPNWSGEDLHNSTVYKLEGLAKSIEACVNEYFYGEIEGSGDMKLSEDPIYKGYKAVLDSKSIDETLALHASWEPRHSRYCHRFPWQQYVKVGAVLRQFGYTVVALHGCLRTEIQTPRSVRAMFKDPCIRLAAEVSKVLIELSNSIRNRRHCSPEILSDHLHEALQDLNTAIKSQPRLFLGPKNRHNQATNMLKIAAEQVGQERHGKTSLSSVKTDSSALLEWKTKRVSVEQTKESERKSLRPQLSKIAITSLEFSEALPFAAFASLLVETVAKLDLVIEEVEELGRLACFKDFIPGDDFVVTCQEPRIDVSQNHLPSHGAD encoded by the exons atggTTCCCAAAGTTTATGCTGGTCAGGAAATGGCAGTGGTTGAGAATGAGAATTGCATGATGAATGGGAAGTGGAAGAAACGTGTGCATGTTTTTGGTGAGAGGGTGATGAGATTTCCTAACAAGGCTTGGCAGACTACGTGGAAAGTGGGACGTGAAGACCCAAGAAGGTTGATCCATGCATTCAAAGTGGGTTTGTCTCTAACTCTTGTTTCTTTGTTGTATTTGTTGGAGCCCCTTTACAAGGGGATTGGACAGAGTGCTATTTGGGCTGTCATGACCGTGGTTGTTGTGTTGGAATTCACCGCAG GGGCAACTTTATGCAAAGGACTCAACAGAGGATTGGGGACATTGTTAGCGGGATTATTGGCATTTCTTGTTGGGTATATTGCAAGTGCATCTGGCCGAGTCTGTCAAGCTATTATCATCGGAGCTGCAGTTTTTTCTATAG GAGCTCTTGCTACTTATATGAGGTTTATTCCCTATATAAAGAAGAATTATGACTATGGTCTAGTTATATTTCTCTTGACTTTCAACCTGATTGCTGTGTCGAGCTACCGGGCTGAAAATGTCTTGAAAATTGCACATGATCGCGTATACACCATTGCCATAGGCTGTGCTGTTTGCCTTCTGATGAGTCTACTGGTATTTCCAAATTGGTCAGGCGAAGATCTCCATAATTCCACGGTTTACAAGCTCGAAGGCCTTGCCAAATCTATAGAAG CTTGTGTGAATGAGTACTTTTACGGAGAAATTGAAGGCTCTGGGGATATGAAATTATCTGAGGATCCAATATACAAAGGTTATAAGGCTGTTTTGGATTCAAAATCCATTGATGAAACACTG GCATTGCATGCAAGTTGGGAGCCAAGGCATTCAAGGTACTGCCACAGGTTTCCATGGCAGCAATATGTAAAAGTCGGAGCTGTTCTTCGTCAATTTGGTTATACTGTGGTAGCCCTACATGGCTGTTTGAGAACAGAAATTCAG aCACCTAGATCTGTTAGAGCCATGTTCAAGGACCCCTGCATTCGGCTAGCAGCAGAGGTATCGAAAGTACTGATAGAACTTTCCAACAGCATAAGGAATCGCCGGCATTGCTCTCCAGAAATACTCTCGGATCATCTGCACGAAGCCTTACAGGACCTAAACACTGCCATAAAATCTCAACCTCGACTCTTCTTAGGCCCCAAAAACAGGCACAACCAAGCCACCAACATGCTCAAAATAGCTGCCGAACAAGTTGGACAAGAAAGACATGGAAAGACCTCCCTTTCAAGTGTTAAAACCGACTCTTCGGCGTTGCTGGAATGGAAAACAAAAAGGGTTTCAGTTGAACAGACAAAGGAATCAGAAAGGAAGTCTTTGAGGCCGCAACTGAGTAAAATTGCAATAACTAGCCTTGAGTTCTCTGAGGCGCTTCCTTTCGCCGCCTTTGCGTCTTTGCTTGTGGAAACAGTGGCTAAACTGGACCTTGTCATAGAGGAAGTTGAGGAACTGGGGAGACTAGCATGCTTTAAAGACTTCATACCCGGGGATGACTTTGTTGTCACTTGTCAGGAGCCTCGAATTGACGTGTCACAGAACCATTTACCTTCTCATGGAGCCGACTAA